The Aquidulcibacter paucihalophilus genome has a window encoding:
- the gor gene encoding glutathione-disulfide reductase, with protein MSDTYDYDLFVIGAGSGGVRAARLTALGGKRVAIAEEHRVGGTCVIRGCVPKKFMVMASDFAHQFHTAEGYGWTVEASFDWPKFLQAKDVEIARLSGIYAANLGKAGVDLVHGRAVLKDAHTVEILGKDQTITAEKILVATGGRPWVPEGLPGIEHAITSEEAFHLPELPKRILIAGGGYIAVEFAGIFAGLGVETTLIYRGPNILRGFDDDVRAHLAGEIEKRGIKVILGCQHERIEKTETGLLSVLENGMKIETDVVMFATGRVPHVKALGLETAGVELNDDGAIKVDVHSKTTAENIWAIGDVTDRMNLTPVAIREAVAFHETVYRDNPQAFDYEAVASAVFSQPPVGTVGLTESEARHSCPGEVDVYVTRFRPMKYAFTGSDERVLMKLVVDGQSQKVVGVHIVGPEAPEMIQLAAIAVKAGLTKAQWDATCAVHPTMAEELVTLKEKQRPGNMSAG; from the coding sequence GTGTCTGACACCTACGACTACGACCTGTTCGTCATCGGCGCCGGCTCGGGCGGTGTGAGGGCGGCGCGGCTGACGGCGCTCGGCGGCAAACGGGTCGCCATCGCCGAGGAGCACAGGGTCGGCGGCACCTGCGTGATCCGCGGCTGCGTGCCCAAGAAATTCATGGTCATGGCCAGCGACTTCGCCCACCAGTTCCATACGGCGGAAGGGTATGGCTGGACCGTCGAGGCCAGTTTCGACTGGCCCAAATTCCTCCAGGCCAAGGATGTGGAGATCGCCCGCCTGTCCGGCATCTATGCCGCCAACCTGGGCAAGGCAGGCGTCGATCTGGTTCACGGGCGTGCGGTGCTCAAGGACGCGCACACGGTCGAAATCCTCGGCAAGGACCAGACGATCACGGCGGAGAAGATCCTGGTCGCCACGGGCGGCCGGCCCTGGGTTCCGGAAGGGCTGCCGGGCATCGAACACGCCATCACCTCGGAAGAGGCCTTCCACCTGCCAGAACTGCCGAAGCGCATCCTGATCGCCGGCGGCGGCTATATCGCCGTGGAGTTCGCGGGCATTTTCGCCGGCCTGGGCGTCGAGACGACGCTGATCTATCGCGGCCCCAACATCCTGCGCGGCTTCGACGACGACGTGCGCGCCCACCTGGCCGGCGAGATCGAGAAGCGGGGCATCAAGGTGATCCTCGGCTGCCAGCACGAACGCATCGAAAAGACGGAGACCGGCCTGCTCAGCGTGCTGGAGAACGGCATGAAGATCGAGACGGACGTCGTCATGTTCGCCACCGGTCGCGTGCCACACGTCAAGGCGCTGGGGCTGGAGACCGCCGGGGTCGAACTGAACGACGACGGGGCCATCAAGGTCGATGTTCATTCGAAGACGACGGCGGAGAACATCTGGGCCATCGGCGACGTCACCGACCGGATGAACCTGACGCCCGTGGCGATCCGCGAGGCCGTGGCGTTCCATGAAACCGTCTATCGCGACAATCCGCAGGCCTTTGACTACGAGGCCGTCGCCAGCGCGGTGTTCAGCCAGCCACCGGTCGGTACCGTGGGCCTGACCGAGAGCGAGGCGCGGCACAGCTGTCCGGGCGAGGTCGATGTCTATGTGACCCGGTTCCGTCCGATGAAATACGCCTTCACGGGCTCTGATGAGCGGGTCCTGATGAAGCTGGTCGTCGACGGGCAGAGCCAGAAGGTGGTCGGCGTCCATATCGTCGGGCCCGAGGCACCGGAGATGATCCAGCTGGCCGCCATTGCCGTGAAGGCCGGCCTGACCAAGGCGCAATGGGACGCGACCTGCGCGGTCCACCCGACCATGGCCGAGGAACTGGTGACGCTGAAAGAGAAGCAGCGGCCCGGGAATATGTCGGCGGGCTGA